From uncultured Roseateles sp., the proteins below share one genomic window:
- a CDS encoding LysE family translocator: MEASNSLWIYFALTLGVIALPGMDMAFVAGSALTAGVRGGLLAVAGIVVGGIIHVLVNVSGVSALLMLWPGAFNALLLGGSAYMAWIGWGILASTLKPAVAGSASVPQRPQGPASAIFLRGVLNCLLNPKAYAFMLAVFPAFLRTPGRGLAEQAVLLSAITAGNQIAVYGAIAVAAAGAQRWAGPGRDARRWISAAVGATLIAAAVFTLAGAWQPASAQTTEGPTMTSPSTPVADASHDFDFLIGKWDISNRRLLKQLQGSNEWETFKATNHAHLLPGGIGNYDEFVPVGWRPGFVGMSLRVFNPQTQAWSIFWLTNRDGGIDARTHGLQPPVVGRFEGDTGLFYGEEVMDGRLTGVRFEWTRLGPNAARWQQAFSVDGGKSWEVNWVMDLTRQRAVQ; encoded by the coding sequence GTGGAAGCCAGCAACAGTCTCTGGATCTATTTCGCCCTGACCCTTGGCGTGATCGCGCTGCCGGGCATGGACATGGCCTTTGTCGCGGGCAGCGCACTGACCGCCGGCGTGCGCGGCGGCCTGCTGGCGGTGGCCGGCATCGTGGTCGGCGGCATCATCCATGTGCTGGTCAATGTGAGCGGCGTGTCGGCGCTGCTGATGCTGTGGCCCGGCGCCTTCAATGCGCTGCTGCTGGGCGGCTCGGCCTATATGGCCTGGATAGGCTGGGGCATCCTGGCTTCGACCTTGAAGCCGGCCGTGGCGGGCAGTGCATCGGTGCCGCAGCGTCCACAGGGGCCAGCCTCGGCGATCTTCCTGCGCGGCGTGCTCAACTGCCTGCTCAATCCCAAGGCCTATGCCTTCATGCTGGCGGTGTTCCCGGCCTTTCTGCGCACGCCCGGCCGTGGCCTGGCGGAGCAGGCGGTGCTGCTCAGCGCCATCACCGCGGGCAACCAGATTGCCGTCTATGGCGCGATCGCCGTGGCCGCGGCAGGCGCTCAGCGCTGGGCCGGGCCGGGCAGGGACGCCCGGCGCTGGATCTCGGCTGCCGTCGGCGCCACGCTGATCGCGGCCGCCGTTTTCACCCTCGCCGGTGCCTGGCAACCGGCCTCCGCTCAAACCACTGAAGGACCGACCATGACCTCACCCTCAACGCCCGTCGCCGACGCCTCCCACGACTTCGATTTCCTGATCGGCAAATGGGATATCAGCAACCGCCGTCTGCTCAAGCAGCTGCAGGGCTCGAATGAGTGGGAGACCTTCAAGGCGACCAACCACGCCCACCTGCTGCCCGGCGGCATTGGCAACTACGACGAGTTCGTGCCGGTCGGCTGGCGGCCTGGGTTCGTGGGCATGTCGCTGCGGGTCTTCAATCCGCAGACTCAAGCGTGGAGCATCTTCTGGCTGACCAATCGCGATGGCGGCATCGATGCCAGGACCCATGGCCTGCAGCCACCCGTTGTCGGCCGCTTCGAGGGTGACACCGGCCTCTTCTACGGCGAGGAAGTGATGGACGGCCGGCTCACCGGCGTGCGCTTCGAATGGACGCGGTTGGGGCCCAACGCCGCCCGCTGGCAGCAGGCCTTCTCGGTCGACGGTGGCAAGAGCTGGGAGGTCAACTGGGTGATGGACCTGACGCGCCAACGGGCTGTGCAGTGA
- a CDS encoding NF038122 family metalloprotease, whose translation MNIVAAAAALACVAPASALNIVLHDTTGGFSSSANGAAALLSFQKAANYWNKTLTNDVTINIEIGFKALATGVLGSTASYKQDVSVADTYHALKTTGTSALDAIATANLTPLNANGSLAMRVNPYKDVANHWGYNNSADVGSVLNNKNGYLNQVLYANQSVVKALGLSGAALNPAQKYDATINFSSNFGFDFDPRNGIGNGLYDFTAVATHELGHALGFVSGTDYFDLYGFGKFQGQQGPYAQSLLDGKANLEQDSLGSTLDLFRYGNAVNGDGTYQLMWAANKTAFFSIDRKHVFNLPDVDQESAFFSTGRYTGDGQQASHWKDNLGAVDAGSPTCILGTRAVGIMDPTSGSCDMGEVTQNDLAAFDAMGWNTSVDVLASGKYSVDSKQIFEMPGVAAVPEPATWAQLLLGVGLIGGLLNRRRKAGDAA comes from the coding sequence TTGAACATTGTCGCGGCAGCGGCCGCCTTGGCCTGCGTGGCGCCTGCCAGCGCGCTGAACATCGTGCTGCACGACACGACGGGAGGCTTCTCCTCCTCGGCGAACGGCGCGGCCGCGCTGCTGTCGTTCCAGAAGGCCGCCAACTACTGGAACAAGACGCTGACCAACGACGTCACGATCAATATCGAGATCGGCTTCAAGGCCCTGGCCACCGGTGTGCTCGGCTCGACGGCCAGCTACAAGCAGGACGTGAGCGTTGCCGATACCTACCATGCGCTGAAGACCACCGGCACCAGCGCGCTGGACGCCATCGCCACCGCCAATCTGACGCCGCTGAATGCCAACGGCAGCCTGGCCATGCGCGTGAACCCGTACAAGGATGTCGCCAACCACTGGGGCTACAACAACAGCGCCGACGTGGGCAGCGTGCTGAACAACAAGAACGGCTATCTGAACCAGGTGCTCTATGCTAATCAGTCCGTCGTCAAGGCGCTGGGCCTGAGCGGTGCGGCCCTGAACCCGGCTCAGAAGTATGACGCGACGATCAACTTCAGCTCCAACTTCGGCTTTGACTTCGACCCGCGCAACGGCATCGGCAACGGTCTGTACGACTTCACCGCCGTGGCCACGCACGAACTGGGCCATGCCCTGGGCTTCGTCAGCGGCACCGACTATTTCGACCTCTACGGCTTCGGCAAATTCCAGGGCCAGCAGGGCCCGTACGCCCAGTCCCTGCTCGACGGCAAGGCCAATCTCGAGCAGGACTCGCTGGGCAGCACGCTGGATCTGTTCCGCTACGGCAATGCCGTCAACGGCGACGGCACCTACCAACTGATGTGGGCCGCCAACAAGACCGCCTTCTTCTCGATCGATCGCAAGCATGTGTTCAACCTGCCCGACGTCGACCAGGAGTCGGCCTTCTTCTCGACCGGCCGCTACACCGGTGACGGCCAGCAGGCCTCGCACTGGAAGGACAATCTGGGCGCGGTCGACGCCGGTAGCCCGACCTGCATCCTCGGCACCCGCGCCGTGGGCATCATGGATCCGACCTCAGGCTCCTGCGATATGGGCGAAGTGACCCAGAACGATCTGGCCGCCTTCGACGCGATGGGTTGGAACACCAGCGTCGATGTGCTGGCCAGTGGCAAATACTCGGTCGACTCGAAGCAGATCTTCGAGATGCCCGGCGTGGCCGCCGTGCCTGAACCCGCCACCTGGGCTCAGCTGCTGTTGGGTGTCGGCCTGATCGGTGGCCTGCTGAACCGCCGTCGAAAGGCCGGCGACGCCGCCTGA
- a CDS encoding NF038122 family metalloprotease, which yields MKKSVLLNIVAAAAALACVAPASALNIVLWDTNNSYAASPDALLAFQKAANYWNKTISNDVTVNIKIGFADLGSNILAQAGSSSSEVLVKDVYSALNANAHKSALDTIAVAGLKGLNANGGLQMRVNGYADGANQIGVDTTIGSRNTSGNDAINRVLDVNTSVQKALGLANPAGPKYDATITFSSTFGFDYNPTNGTATGKYDFTAVAIHELGHSLGFVSGADTFDYFGRGSGPGAAQLESGAFGSKRLDDFAIGSVLDLFRYGASPATPDGHLQLQWGANKGAFFSIDGVNPFNFGSADQSVASFSTGAYNGDHSQASHWKDTDLFPDAGNPGCYLGGRDIGIMDPTGTPCANGKVTQNDLAAFDAMGWNLSVDALQQKKYSMDTSDIYKMDGLAVVAVPEPATWAQLLLGVGVVGGLMRRRKIGSDKA from the coding sequence GTGAAAAAGTCAGTCCTTTTGAACATTGTTGCGGCCGCAGCCGCCCTGGCCTGCGTCGCACCGGCGAGCGCGCTGAACATCGTGTTGTGGGACACGAACAACAGCTATGCCGCATCGCCCGACGCCTTGCTGGCCTTCCAGAAAGCGGCCAACTACTGGAACAAGACGATCAGCAATGACGTCACCGTGAACATCAAGATCGGTTTCGCCGATCTGGGCTCGAACATCCTGGCCCAGGCCGGCAGCAGCAGCAGCGAAGTGCTGGTCAAGGACGTCTACAGCGCGCTGAACGCCAACGCCCACAAGAGCGCCCTGGACACCATCGCCGTCGCCGGCCTGAAGGGCTTGAACGCCAACGGCGGCCTGCAGATGCGCGTCAACGGCTATGCCGATGGGGCCAACCAGATCGGTGTCGATACCACCATCGGCAGCCGCAACACCAGCGGCAACGATGCCATCAACCGTGTGCTGGACGTGAACACCTCGGTGCAGAAGGCCCTGGGTCTGGCCAACCCGGCCGGCCCCAAGTACGACGCCACCATCACCTTCAGCTCGACCTTCGGCTTCGACTACAACCCGACCAACGGCACCGCCACTGGCAAGTACGACTTCACCGCCGTGGCCATCCATGAACTGGGTCATTCGCTGGGCTTCGTCAGCGGCGCGGACACTTTTGACTACTTCGGCCGCGGCAGCGGCCCCGGTGCGGCGCAGCTGGAGTCGGGTGCGTTCGGCAGCAAGCGCCTCGACGATTTCGCCATCGGCAGCGTGCTGGACCTGTTCCGCTATGGCGCCAGCCCGGCCACGCCGGATGGCCATCTGCAGCTGCAATGGGGTGCCAACAAGGGGGCGTTCTTCTCCATCGACGGCGTGAACCCGTTCAACTTCGGTAGCGCCGACCAGTCGGTGGCAAGCTTCTCGACCGGCGCCTACAACGGCGACCACAGCCAAGCCTCGCACTGGAAGGACACCGACCTGTTCCCGGATGCCGGCAACCCGGGTTGCTACCTCGGCGGCCGTGACATCGGCATCATGGACCCCACGGGTACGCCCTGCGCCAATGGCAAGGTCACGCAGAACGATCTGGCCGCCTTCGACGCGATGGGCTGGAACCTGAGCGTCGACGCGCTGCAGCAGAAGAAGTACAGCATGGACACCTCGGACATCTACAAGATGGACGGTCTGGCCGTGGTCGCCGTGCCCGAACCCGCCACCTGGGCTCAGCTGCTGCTGGGCGTCGGCGTGGTCGGGGGCCTGATGCGTCGCCGCAAGATCGGCAGCGACAAGGCCTGA
- a CDS encoding hydrogen peroxide-inducible genes activator, which produces MTLTELRYIVAVAREKHFGRAAEACYVSQPTLSVAIKKLEEELDLKIFERGASEVSVTALGEEIVRQAQMVIEQAAAIKEIAKRGKDPLAGALRLGIIYTIGPYLLPALVKNAIERFPQMPLMLQENFTVKLLEMLRTGELDCAIMAEPFPDTGLAVAPLYDEPFIVAVPASHPLAARASISSEELKRETMLLLGTGHCFRDHVLEVCPEFARFSSDAEGIRKSFEGSSLETIKHMVASGMGVTVVPLLSVPKEASPHLRYVPFQAPVPTRRVVLAWRRTFTRYEAIAALRNAVYACDLPGMERLSG; this is translated from the coding sequence ATGACCCTGACCGAACTCCGCTACATCGTCGCCGTTGCCCGCGAGAAGCACTTTGGCCGCGCCGCCGAGGCCTGCTATGTGTCGCAGCCGACGCTCAGCGTGGCGATCAAGAAGCTGGAGGAGGAGCTGGACCTGAAGATCTTCGAGCGGGGCGCCAGCGAGGTCAGCGTCACGGCGCTGGGCGAGGAGATCGTGCGCCAGGCGCAGATGGTGATCGAGCAGGCGGCCGCCATCAAGGAGATCGCCAAGCGCGGCAAGGACCCGCTGGCCGGGGCATTGCGCCTGGGCATCATTTACACCATCGGCCCCTATCTGCTGCCGGCGCTGGTGAAGAATGCGATCGAGCGCTTTCCGCAGATGCCGCTGATGCTGCAGGAGAACTTCACCGTCAAGCTGCTGGAGATGCTCCGCACCGGCGAGCTGGACTGCGCCATCATGGCCGAGCCCTTCCCCGACACCGGCCTGGCCGTGGCGCCGCTGTATGACGAGCCGTTCATCGTGGCGGTGCCGGCCAGCCACCCGCTGGCCGCACGCGCGAGCATCTCGTCCGAGGAGCTGAAGCGCGAGACCATGCTGCTGCTGGGCACCGGCCACTGCTTCCGCGACCATGTGCTGGAGGTCTGCCCCGAGTTCGCCCGCTTCTCCAGCGACGCCGAGGGCATACGCAAGAGCTTCGAGGGCAGCTCGCTGGAGACCATCAAGCACATGGTGGCCTCGGGCATGGGCGTGACGGTGGTGCCGCTGCTGAGCGTGCCCAAGGAGGCCTCGCCCCACCTGCGCTACGTCCCCTTCCAGGCGCCGGTGCCCACCCGCCGCGTGGTGCTGGCCTGGCGCCGCACCTTCACCCGCTACGAGGCGATCGCTGCGCTGCGCAACGCCGTCTACGCCTGTGACCTGCCGGGGATGGAGCGGTTGAGCGGTTGA
- a CDS encoding ATP-binding cassette domain-containing protein, protein MTDANPPLLQISHLTFAYPGRAIVEDWSQDFGPGVSLLRAPDGAGTSTLLRLMAGTLEPAAGRLTAAGIDAAAEPRAYARQVIAFDAELQAFRQQTALDYFAHVCSRHELREPGQWERHTAGFQLEPHLHKPMYMLSTGSRRKVGLAAVLSVQAAVCLLDEPLAALDLASIRHFAAALAGYAAAGGTAWVLASHQALPESLPVHATIDFTPIL, encoded by the coding sequence ATGACCGACGCCAATCCACCGTTGCTGCAGATCAGCCACCTGACCTTTGCCTACCCCGGCCGCGCCATCGTTGAGGACTGGTCCCAGGATTTCGGCCCCGGGGTCAGCCTGTTGCGTGCACCTGATGGCGCCGGCACTTCGACCCTGCTGCGGCTGATGGCGGGCACGCTGGAGCCCGCGGCAGGCCGCTTGACGGCCGCGGGCATAGACGCCGCGGCCGAGCCCCGGGCCTATGCCCGCCAGGTGATCGCCTTCGATGCCGAGCTGCAGGCTTTCCGGCAGCAGACGGCGCTGGACTACTTCGCCCATGTGTGCAGCCGCCATGAGCTGCGCGAGCCGGGGCAGTGGGAGCGGCACACCGCCGGCTTCCAGCTCGAACCGCATCTGCACAAGCCCATGTACATGCTGTCCACCGGCTCGCGGCGCAAGGTCGGCCTGGCGGCAGTCTTGAGCGTGCAGGCCGCGGTCTGTCTGCTGGACGAACCGCTGGCGGCGCTGGACCTGGCCTCGATCCGTCACTTCGCTGCCGCACTGGCCGGCTACGCTGCAGCCGGTGGCACGGCCTGGGTGCTCGCCAGCCACCAGGCCTTGCCCGAGTCATTGCCCGTTCACGCTACCATTGACTTCACACCCATCCTCTAG
- a CDS encoding peptidylprolyl isomerase, which produces MSMMNLRSLFARAALTAGVVSLAACGGGGSDPAPAPAPQVIGSPNPKPTAPATVCSAAGIAAAKLTTNAAVCMLTSDGEIVFELRADKAPVSVANFLKYVKDGFYTNTIFHRVSKVAGVQVVQGGGFATGTVLKAATYAAIALESENGLKNVRGSLAMARTDVADSATSQFYVNTADNSGTLDFKATTPATKNGYAVYGSVISGIDSVDKIYNEAVLNAAREVPAVEVLIYWAQQIQ; this is translated from the coding sequence ATGTCCATGATGAACCTGCGTTCCCTGTTCGCGCGTGCGGCCCTGACGGCCGGCGTGGTTTCGCTGGCTGCCTGCGGCGGTGGCGGCAGCGACCCCGCTCCCGCCCCAGCGCCCCAGGTGATTGGCTCGCCCAATCCCAAGCCCACCGCACCAGCCACCGTGTGCAGCGCCGCCGGCATTGCCGCCGCCAAGCTGACCACCAATGCGGCCGTGTGCATGCTGACCAGCGATGGCGAGATCGTGTTCGAGTTGCGCGCCGACAAGGCCCCGGTCTCGGTGGCCAACTTCCTGAAATATGTGAAGGACGGCTTCTATACCAACACCATCTTCCACCGCGTCTCCAAGGTCGCCGGCGTGCAGGTGGTGCAGGGTGGCGGCTTTGCCACCGGCACCGTGCTCAAGGCGGCGACCTATGCCGCCATCGCGCTGGAAAGCGAGAACGGCCTGAAGAATGTGCGCGGCAGCCTGGCCATGGCCCGCACCGATGTGGCCGACTCGGCCACCAGCCAGTTCTACGTCAACACCGCCGACAACAGCGGCACCCTGGACTTCAAGGCCACCACCCCGGCGACAAAGAACGGCTATGCCGTCTATGGCAGCGTGATTTCGGGCATCGACTCAGTCGACAAGATCTATAACGAGGCTGTGTTGAATGCGGCGCGTGAGGTGCCGGCGGTCGAAGTGCTGATCTACTGGGCTCAACAGATCCAGTGA
- a CDS encoding peptidylprolyl isomerase, whose translation MRSFVLRAATLAGVACLAFLTACGGGGEVIVYEPDPLPRPQPNPYPYPSTNSCSATGLAASALSSYSTVCMLTSSGEIVIELYTAYAPVTVNNFLRQVADGFYSNTIVHRVDRDFVMQGGGYVSGNIPLAPRYAPIALESNNGLSNLRGAIAMARGSDPNSATSQFFINARDNTSLDYKSSAPGQQGYAVFGRVISGMATVDAINTVPVYRYSDVDIRPRTEVLVYWVQRLK comes from the coding sequence ATGCGCTCTTTTGTTTTGCGCGCGGCCACCCTCGCCGGCGTGGCTTGTTTGGCCTTTTTGACCGCCTGTGGCGGGGGCGGCGAAGTCATCGTCTACGAGCCCGATCCGCTGCCCCGGCCTCAGCCCAATCCCTACCCTTACCCCAGCACCAACAGCTGCAGCGCCACCGGCCTGGCCGCTTCGGCGCTGAGCAGCTACAGCACCGTCTGCATGCTGACCAGCAGCGGCGAAATTGTCATCGAGCTGTACACCGCGTATGCACCGGTCACGGTCAACAACTTCCTGCGCCAGGTGGCCGACGGCTTCTACAGCAACACCATCGTCCACCGTGTGGACCGCGACTTCGTCATGCAGGGCGGCGGCTACGTCAGCGGCAACATCCCGCTGGCACCGCGCTACGCGCCGATTGCGCTGGAAAGCAACAACGGCCTGAGCAATCTGCGCGGCGCCATCGCGATGGCGCGCGGCAGCGATCCCAACTCGGCCACCAGCCAGTTCTTCATCAACGCCCGTGACAACACCTCGCTGGACTACAAGAGTTCGGCGCCCGGCCAGCAGGGCTATGCGGTGTTCGGTCGCGTGATCTCGGGCATGGCCACGGTGGACGCGATCAACACCGTGCCGGTCTATCGCTACAGCGATGTGGACATCCGGCCGCGCACCGAGGTGCTGGTGTATTGGGTCCAGCGACTCAAATGA